Part of the Bacillus sp. N1-1 genome, TGGTGTTCTAATCTTTAATCCTTTAAGATCTTCAGGGGATTCAATAGGTCTAGCACTATTCAAAAAATGTCTGAAACCCGATTCCCAATAACTCATGACTTTGATGCCACCCTTTTCTTCAGCCTCTTTGGCAAGTAGTTCTCCAACTTCTCCTTGCAAAACCTTATCTACGTGTTCTGCGTCTCTAAAAAGAAAGGGAAGATCGAATATGGAATATCTCGGATAATATTTTGTAACGCTTCCTGAAGCAACTAAAGAAATATCAACAGTCCCCATCTTGGTCCCTTCTGCCAGTTCACCCTCATCTCCTAGCTGACTATCATGGTATACTTCTATCTCTACTTTGCTTTCTGTCTTTTCTTCAACTAGTTCTGCAAATTTCTCAGCACCAGCATGAAATTGGGAGCTAGTAGGTTGATTGTGTCCTAACTTAAGCGTAATTGTTTCTCCATCCCCTGCTGATGTGCCGCTTTCGCTCGCACCGCACCCTGTTAGACTGATTGTAAGAATGACTGTTAACAAGA contains:
- a CDS encoding TRAP transporter substrate-binding protein — protein: MGRKFKGISIFLLTVILTISLTGCGASESGTSAGDGETITLKLGHNQPTSSQFHAGAEKFAELVEEKTESKVEIEVYHDSQLGDEGELAEGTKMGTVDISLVASGSVTKYYPRYSIFDLPFLFRDAEHVDKVLQGEVGELLAKEAEEKGGIKVMSYWESGFRHFLNSARPIESPEDLKGLKIRTPEWPVLISTTEALGANPVPMPFSELYMASQHGVVDGQEGPVFAIKSSKMYEVQDYMVLDGHTYTSMLLIMNPKKFDKLPADIQESLMEAAKEAGDYERKLIRDKEKEEIKFLEDTGELQIEKDPDKDAWRKSVQSVYDEYGKEFGEDLIQKIIDTK